Proteins found in one Takifugu rubripes chromosome 15, fTakRub1.2, whole genome shotgun sequence genomic segment:
- the lrwd1 gene encoding leucine-rich repeat and WD repeat-containing protein 1 isoform X2, which produces MTQSSMEKITEKLLLEKSSPKTSKLEQIKSLNLSGLNLKLQDLPICLLSRLRSLERWDLSRNQLQELPQNLDLPALQFLDLSDNQLEDITSLESLQHLEELKMEDNLYITISDHYKLMVLLPRLMMLNSKNVSSTASHVRYVYTENLRARIIAVWEKNFSLPDPITAEKMLSLETNFVNMTRQQVKFGPSSVSDFTKWRVEILAREYLRSLTEPTEEPENTEIEEVPSVSTPSKRKQMSSPTTGVNLTPYKKPKTHQESPEDGRRILRLRPQTPIKTNEVRMSPRKSSNPPSTPTRHARTAPVGKASPARPLKEGGAKGIQEVPSSLNIQRKAQVSLKPLHVLQCHSKLDSCDDFSTQLWSCSFQPQEHSTGGLVATCGGDTLCLIDCDSGMVMKKYKVAGEEFFSLAWSTVLMSRGDQDSAQLCSILAAGGKRGLVKLIHPRENFAYGEFRASRKSLSVLRFHERQGNFLFTGAYDNRIVMWDVGGVDSHYNFKVNQLLVMQISSTPLHICLPAASSLLCGSDDGLFYFNTQPSSSNAKRCMEMEITFPVYKNKDKDHDYRTIDGLSLLTDDIIASKNFQYNCIYLWSWGRTAAQRPDKKNRLVSAVVLAELQWTNTDVPYLSLSTCPDQAYIVCGDDEGRLWTYDMSNLQNILRDKPAKPLQPTKILEWPGPVRKGSGPMKGPSINTVAADPELRYVVALSDQNMVIVWKRAETDGSS; this is translated from the exons ATGACACA ATCATCAATGGAGAAAATTACAGAGAAGCTTCTATTGGAGAAAAGTTCTCCAAAAACCAGCAAGCTGGAACAAATCAAGAGCCTGAA TCTTTCTGGGTTAAACCTGAAGCTCCAGGACCTTCCCATCTGCCTCCTATCGCGTCTGCGGTCTCTGGAACGCTGGGATCTGTCCAGGAACCAACTGCAGGAGCTGCCCCAGAACCTGGACCTTCCCGCTCTTCAGTTCCTGGACCTCAGTGACAACCAGTTGGAGGACATCACCAGTCTGGAGagtctgcagcatctggaggagctcaagATGGAGGACAACCTCTACATCACA ATTAGCGATCACTACAAGTTGATGGTTTTGTTGCCACGTCTGATGATGCTTAACAGTAAAAATGTCTCCTCCACTGCGTCGCATGTGCGCTACGTCTACACAGAAAACCTGAGGGCCAGG ATTATTGCGGTTTGGGAGAAGAATTTTAGTCTGCCTGATCCCATCACGGCAGAGAAGATGTTGTCGCTGGAGACGAACTTTGTAAATATGACTCGTCAGCAGGTTAAATTTGGACCAAGCTCAGTCAGCGACTTTACCAAATGGAGG GTTGAAATCCTGGCCAGGGAATATCTACGATCCCTGACGGAGCcaacagaggaaccagagaaCACGGAGATAGAGGAAGTCCCT TCTGTATCAACGCCCTCCAAGAGGAAGCAGATGTCGTCACCGACCACCGGTGTGAATCTGACCCCTTATAAGAAGCCGAAAACACATCAAGAATCACCTGAAGACGGCAGACGCATCCTCCGCCTCAGACCTCAGACTCCGATCAAGACTAACGAGGTCAGGATGAGTCCCCGCAAGTCCAGCAACCCCCCAAGCACGCCTACCAGACATGCGAGGACAGCGCCTGTTGGCAAAGCCTCCCCTGCACGGCCGCTCAAAGAGGGCGGGGCTAAGGGGATTCAGGAAGTGCCGTCTTCTCTGAATATCCAAAGGAAGGCGCAG GTGTCCCTAAAGCCTCTTCACGTCTTGCAGTGTCACAGTAAACTGGACAGTTGTGATGATTTCTCCACCCAGCTGTGGTCCTGCTCCTTCCAGCCACAAGAGCATTCGACCG GTGGTCTGGTGGCGACGTGTGGCGGAGACACTCTCTGCCTGATCGACTGTGATTCTGGGATGGTGATGAAGAAATACAAAGTTGCTGGCGAG GAGTTCTTCTCTCTGGCCTGGTCTACAGTGCTGATGTCCCGAGGAGATCAGGACTCCGCTCAGCTCTGCAGTATCCTGGCTGCCGGTGGGAAGAGGGGCTTGGTCAAACTGATCCACCCCCGGGAAAACTTTGCGTACGGGGAGTTCAGAGCGAGCCGCAAGTCCCTGTCGGTCCTCCGCTTTCACGAGCGACAAGGGAACTTCCTGTTCA CGGGCGCGTACGACAACAGAATTGTGATGTGGGACGTCGGAGGAGTCGACAGCCACTACAACTTCAAAGTCAA TCAGCTGCTGGTGATGCAGATAAGCTCCACCCCCCTGCACATCTGCctccctgctgcctcctccctgCTGTGTGGAAGCGATGATGGTCTGTTCTACTTCAACACTCAGCCGAGCTCCAGTAACGCCAAAAG GTGCATGGAGATGGAGATCACCTTCCCCGTCTACAAGAATAAAGATAAAGACCACGACTACCGCACGATCGACGGGCTGAGCCTTctgactgatgacatcatcg CCTCTAAGAACTTCCAATacaattgtatttatttgtggAGTTGGGGGAGGACTGCAGCCCAGAGGCCCGACAAAAAGAACCGACTGGTCTCCGCGGTGGTTCTGGCAGAGCTGCAGTGGACCAATACCGACGTCCCATACCTGTCCCTCAGCACCTGTCCAG atcaGGCCTACATCGTGTGCGGCGATGACGAAGGACGACTGTGGACTTATGACATGAGCAACTTGCAGAACATCCTGCGCGACAAACCGGCTAAACCGCTTCAGCCCACCAAG ATTTTGGAGTGGCCCGGTCCAGTCAGGAAGGGCAGTGGTCCCATGAAGGGTCCCTCCATCAACACTGTGGCCGCTGACCCGGAACTTCGGTACGTGGTGGCCCTTAGTGACCAGAATATGGTGATCGTGTGGAAGAGGGCTGAGACTGACGGCTCGTCCTGA
- the lrwd1 gene encoding leucine-rich repeat and WD repeat-containing protein 1 isoform X1 encodes MTQSSMEKITEKLLLEKSSPKTSKLEQIKSLNLSGLNLKLQDLPICLLSRLRSLERWDLSRNQLQELPQNLDLPALQFLDLSDNQLEDITSLESLQHLEELKMEDNLYITISDHYKLMVLLPRLMMLNSKNVSSTASHVRYVYTENLRARIIAVWEKNFSLPDPITAEKMLSLETNFVNMTRQQVKFGPSSVSDFTKWRVEILAREYLRSLTEPTEEPENTEIEEVPSVSTPSKRKQMSSPTTGVNLTPYKKPKTHQESPEDGRRILRLRPQTPIKTNEVRMSPRKSSNPPSTPTRHARTAPVGKASPARPLKEGGAKGIQEVPSSLNIQRKAQVSLKPLHVLQCHSKLDSCDDFSTQLWSCSFQPQEHSTGGLVATCGGDTLCLIDCDSGMVMKKYKVAGEEFFSLAWSTVLMSRGDQDSAQLCSILAAGGKRGLVKLIHPRENFAYGEFRASRKSLSVLRFHERQGNFLFTGAYDNRIVMWDVGGVDSHYNFKVNQLLVMQISSTPLHICLPAASSLLCGSDDGLFYFNTQPSSSNAKSRCMEMEITFPVYKNKDKDHDYRTIDGLSLLTDDIIASKNFQYNCIYLWSWGRTAAQRPDKKNRLVSAVVLAELQWTNTDVPYLSLSTCPDQAYIVCGDDEGRLWTYDMSNLQNILRDKPAKPLQPTKILEWPGPVRKGSGPMKGPSINTVAADPELRYVVALSDQNMVIVWKRAETDGSS; translated from the exons ATGACACA ATCATCAATGGAGAAAATTACAGAGAAGCTTCTATTGGAGAAAAGTTCTCCAAAAACCAGCAAGCTGGAACAAATCAAGAGCCTGAA TCTTTCTGGGTTAAACCTGAAGCTCCAGGACCTTCCCATCTGCCTCCTATCGCGTCTGCGGTCTCTGGAACGCTGGGATCTGTCCAGGAACCAACTGCAGGAGCTGCCCCAGAACCTGGACCTTCCCGCTCTTCAGTTCCTGGACCTCAGTGACAACCAGTTGGAGGACATCACCAGTCTGGAGagtctgcagcatctggaggagctcaagATGGAGGACAACCTCTACATCACA ATTAGCGATCACTACAAGTTGATGGTTTTGTTGCCACGTCTGATGATGCTTAACAGTAAAAATGTCTCCTCCACTGCGTCGCATGTGCGCTACGTCTACACAGAAAACCTGAGGGCCAGG ATTATTGCGGTTTGGGAGAAGAATTTTAGTCTGCCTGATCCCATCACGGCAGAGAAGATGTTGTCGCTGGAGACGAACTTTGTAAATATGACTCGTCAGCAGGTTAAATTTGGACCAAGCTCAGTCAGCGACTTTACCAAATGGAGG GTTGAAATCCTGGCCAGGGAATATCTACGATCCCTGACGGAGCcaacagaggaaccagagaaCACGGAGATAGAGGAAGTCCCT TCTGTATCAACGCCCTCCAAGAGGAAGCAGATGTCGTCACCGACCACCGGTGTGAATCTGACCCCTTATAAGAAGCCGAAAACACATCAAGAATCACCTGAAGACGGCAGACGCATCCTCCGCCTCAGACCTCAGACTCCGATCAAGACTAACGAGGTCAGGATGAGTCCCCGCAAGTCCAGCAACCCCCCAAGCACGCCTACCAGACATGCGAGGACAGCGCCTGTTGGCAAAGCCTCCCCTGCACGGCCGCTCAAAGAGGGCGGGGCTAAGGGGATTCAGGAAGTGCCGTCTTCTCTGAATATCCAAAGGAAGGCGCAG GTGTCCCTAAAGCCTCTTCACGTCTTGCAGTGTCACAGTAAACTGGACAGTTGTGATGATTTCTCCACCCAGCTGTGGTCCTGCTCCTTCCAGCCACAAGAGCATTCGACCG GTGGTCTGGTGGCGACGTGTGGCGGAGACACTCTCTGCCTGATCGACTGTGATTCTGGGATGGTGATGAAGAAATACAAAGTTGCTGGCGAG GAGTTCTTCTCTCTGGCCTGGTCTACAGTGCTGATGTCCCGAGGAGATCAGGACTCCGCTCAGCTCTGCAGTATCCTGGCTGCCGGTGGGAAGAGGGGCTTGGTCAAACTGATCCACCCCCGGGAAAACTTTGCGTACGGGGAGTTCAGAGCGAGCCGCAAGTCCCTGTCGGTCCTCCGCTTTCACGAGCGACAAGGGAACTTCCTGTTCA CGGGCGCGTACGACAACAGAATTGTGATGTGGGACGTCGGAGGAGTCGACAGCCACTACAACTTCAAAGTCAA TCAGCTGCTGGTGATGCAGATAAGCTCCACCCCCCTGCACATCTGCctccctgctgcctcctccctgCTGTGTGGAAGCGATGATGGTCTGTTCTACTTCAACACTCAGCCGAGCTCCAGTAACGCCAAAAG CAGGTGCATGGAGATGGAGATCACCTTCCCCGTCTACAAGAATAAAGATAAAGACCACGACTACCGCACGATCGACGGGCTGAGCCTTctgactgatgacatcatcg CCTCTAAGAACTTCCAATacaattgtatttatttgtggAGTTGGGGGAGGACTGCAGCCCAGAGGCCCGACAAAAAGAACCGACTGGTCTCCGCGGTGGTTCTGGCAGAGCTGCAGTGGACCAATACCGACGTCCCATACCTGTCCCTCAGCACCTGTCCAG atcaGGCCTACATCGTGTGCGGCGATGACGAAGGACGACTGTGGACTTATGACATGAGCAACTTGCAGAACATCCTGCGCGACAAACCGGCTAAACCGCTTCAGCCCACCAAG ATTTTGGAGTGGCCCGGTCCAGTCAGGAAGGGCAGTGGTCCCATGAAGGGTCCCTCCATCAACACTGTGGCCGCTGACCCGGAACTTCGGTACGTGGTGGCCCTTAGTGACCAGAATATGGTGATCGTGTGGAAGAGGGCTGAGACTGACGGCTCGTCCTGA